A window of the Clupea harengus unplaced genomic scaffold, Ch_v2.0.2, whole genome shotgun sequence genome harbors these coding sequences:
- the LOC122130632 gene encoding E3 ubiquitin/ISG15 ligase TRIM25-like codes for MASASVFQDEFCCSICLDLLTDPVTVTCGHSFCLKCITGCWDQEHYKGVYSCPQCRETFTPRPVLRRNTMMAEMLEKLTKTEVQSDDTAPSNAGPDDVECDFCTGRKHKAIKSCLTCMGSYCEVHIQSHFQVACLKKHKLVNASSRLQEKICSQHDRIIEVFCRTDQKLICMLCSMDDHNGHKTVSAIAERTEKQKKLLEMKRDNLRWIQQIKKEVQEVKQAKKYLQMSAQVAVEDTEKIFMEMISFMQKKRIEVKMSIRAQEGAEVSRAEGLLKQLELEIAKLKNRDAKMEQLQPIEDPIDFLQSFQSHLTFSSVAKNLPKVTFETKFSFREVMKAVSPSLNEKTKQFLQDIFKVTGFVKGDTVKLNTPQETPAMRLYSGYGYNQNTVSGVGEITEFGFKPHLSDPTALFRPFRNTRVRCASFGLLLNSAADATSSSALS; via the exons ATGGCCAGTGCTTCAGTGTTTCAGGATGAGTTCTGCTGTTCTATCTGTTTGGATCTTCTGACGGACCCGGTGACTGTtacctgtggacacagtttctgttTGAAGTGTATTACAGGGTGCTGGGATCAGGAACACTATAAGGGTgtttacagctgcccccagtgcagagagACCTTCACTCCTAGACCTGTTCTTCGCAGAAACACAATGATGGCTGAAATGCTGGAGAAGCTGACGAAGACAGAAGTCCAGTCTGATGACACGGCTCCTTCCAACGCCGGACCCGACGATGTGGAGTGTGATTTCTGTACTGGGAGAAAACACAAAGCCATTAAGTCGTGTCTAACATGCATGGGATCTTACTGTGAGGTTCACATCCAATCTCATTTTCAAGTGGCCTGTCTGAAAAAGCACAAGTTGGTGAATGCTTCCTCACGGCTACAAGAGAAGATCTGCTCACAACACGACAGGATCATTGAGGTGTTTTGCCGCACAGATCAGAAGTTAATCTGTATGCTCTGTTCAATGGACGACCACAACGGACACAAAACTGTCTCCGCTATAGCAGAACGAACTGAGAAGCAG AAAAAGTTgttggagatgaagagggataaCCTGAGGTGGATCCAGCAGATTAAGAAGGAGGTGCAGGAGGTGAAACAGGCAAAGAAGTATCTGCAG ATGTCTGCACAGGTAGCTGTTGAGGACACAGAGAAGATCTTCATGGAGATGATCAGCTTCATGCAGAAAAAAAGGATTGAGGTAAAAATGTCTATCAGAGCTCAGGAAGGGGCAGAGGTGAGTCgagctgaaggactcctgaagcagctggagctggagatcgCTAAGCTAAAGAACAGAGATGCTAAGATGGAGCAACTCCAGCCAATTGAGGACCCCATTGATTTCCTTCAG AGTTTCCAGTCACACCTCACCTTCTCATCTGTGGCTAAGAACCTTCccaaggttacttttgaaacaAAGTTCTCCTTCCGCGAAGTGATGAAAGCAGTGTCTCCGTCTctgaatgagaaaacaaaacagttccTCCAGGACATATTTAAAG TCACAGGCTTCGTGAAGGGGGACACGGTCAAACTGAACACTCCTCAGGAGACTCCCGCCATGAGACTGTACTCTGGATACGGGTACAACCAAAACACTGTCAGTGGTGTGGGTGAGATAACAG AGTTTGGGTTCAAGCCTCACCTATCAGACCCGACGGCTCTCTTCAGGCCCTTCAGGAACACCAGGGTCAGGTGTGCTTCTTTTGGGTTGCTGTTGAACTCTGCTGCTGATGCCACTTCCTCCAGTGCACTGTCGTAA
- the LOC122130628 gene encoding E3 ubiquitin/ISG15 ligase TRIM25-like, with the protein MASASVFQDEFCCSICLDLLTDPVTVTCGHSFCLKCITGCWDQEDYKGVYSCPQCRETFTPRPVIRRNTMMADVVEKLKKTEVQSDTTAPSNTGPDDVECDFCTGRKHKAIKSCLTCLVSYCEVHIQPHYEVPRLSKHKLVNASSRLQEKICSQHDKIIEVFCRTDEKLICILCSMDDHNGHKTVSAIAERSEKQKKLLEMKSDNQMQIQQKEKEVEEVKGALKSLQASALKADEDTERIFTELISFMEKKRSEAKESIRAQEKAEVSRAEGLLEQLELEIAKLKNRDAKMEQLQPIEDPIDFLQVTLLALWSPTESLDSP; encoded by the exons atGGCCAGTGCTTCAGTGTTTCAGGATGAGTTCTGCTGTTCTATCTGTCTGGACCTGCTGACGGACCCGGTGACTGTtacctgtggacacagtttctgttTGAAGTGTATTACAGGgtgctgggatcaggaagacTATAAGGGTgtttacagctgcccccagtgcagagagACCTTCACTCCTAGACCTGTTATTCGCAGAAACACAATGATGGCTGATGTTGTGGAGAAActgaagaagacagaagtcCAGTCTGATACCACGGCTCCTTCCAACACCGGACCAGACGATGTGGAGTGTGATTTCTGTACTGGGAGAAAACACAAAGCCATTAAGTCGTGTCTAACATGCCTGGTTTCATATTGTGAAGTTCACATCCAGCCTCACTATGAAGTGCCTCGCCTAAGCAAGCACAAGCTAGTGAATGCCTCCTCACGGCTACAAGAGAAGATCTGCTCACAACACGACAAGATCATTGAGGTGTTTTGTCGCACAGATGAGAAGCTGATCTGTATTCTCTGTTCAATGGACGACCACAACGGACACAAAACTGTCTCCGCTATAGCAGAACGAAGTGAGAAGCAg AAAAAGTTGTTGGAGATGAAGAGTGATAACCAGATGCAGATccagcagaaggagaaggaggtggaggaggtgaagggggCTTTGAAGTCTCTGCAG GCCTCTGCACTAAAAGCTGatgaggacacagagaggatcTTCACTGAGCTGATCAGCTTCATGGAGAAAAAACGCTCTGAGGCGAAAGAGTCgatcagagctcaggagaaggcagaggtgagtcgagctgaaggactcctggagcagctggagctggagatcgCTAAGCTAAAGAACAGAGATGCTAAGATGGAGCAACTCCAGCCAATTGAGGACCCCATTGATTTCCTTCAGGTAACACTACTAGCCCTCTGGTCACCTACAGAGAGTCTTGACTCGCCATAA
- the LOC105893899 gene encoding tripartite motif-containing protein 29-like encodes MASASVFQDEFRKGVYSCPQCRETFTPRPVIRRSTLLTDVVEKLKKTEVQSDATALSNAGPDDVECDFCTGSKHKAIKSCLTCMVSFCEVHIQPHYEVPRLSKHKLVNASSRLQEKICSQHDRIIEVFCRTDQKLICMLCSMDDHNGHKIVSAIAERTNKKKKLLEMKRDNQMWIQQKEKEVQEVKQAKKYLQMSAQVAVEDTEKIFTELISFMQKKRIEVKMSIRAQEKAEVSRAEGLLKQLELEIAKLKNRDAKMEQLLPIEDPIDFLQSFQPHLTSSPVAKNLPKVTFETKFSFREVMKSVSPSLNEKTKQFLQDILKVTGFMKGDKVKLKTPVNVGSYLHCNSRHGHLLDRQSYDITVSGVGEVTGSTGPDTVTVNFPELPGWKGSSSELEVVFAINKDP; translated from the exons atGGCCAGTGCTTCAGTGTTTCAGGATGAGTTCCGTAAGGGTgtttacagctgcccccagtgcagagagACCTTCACTCCTAGACCAGTTATTCGCAGAAGCacattgctgactgatgttgtggagaaactgaagaagacagaagtcCAGTCTGATGCCACGGCTCTTTCCAACGCCGGACCCGACGATGTGGAGTGTGATTTCTGCACTGGGAGCAAACACAAAGCCATCAAGTCGTGTCTAACATGCATGGTTTCATTTTGTGAAGTTCACATCCAGCCTCACTACGAAGTGCCTCGCCTAAGCAAGCACAAGCTAGTGAATGCCTCCTCACGGCTACAAGAGAAGATCTGCTCACAACACGACAGGATCATTGAGGTGTTTTGTCGCACAGATCAGAAGTTAATATGTATGCTCTGTTCAATGGACGACCACAACGGACACAAAATTGTCTCCGCTATAGCAGAACGAACTAACAAGAAG AAAAAGTTgttggagatgaagagggataaCCAGATGTGGATccagcagaaggagaaggaggtgcaGGAGGTGAAACAAGCAAAGAAGTATCTGCAG ATGTCTGCACAGGTAGCTGTTGAGGACACAGAGAAGATCTTCACGGAGCTGATCAGCTTCATGCAGAAAAAAAGGATTGAGGTAAAAATGTCTatcagagctcaggagaaggcagaggtgagtcgagctgaaggactcctgaagcagctggagctggagatcgCTAAGCTAAAGAACAGAGATGCTAAGATGGAGCAACTCCTGCCAATTGAGGACCCCATTGATTTCCTTCAG AGTTTCCAgccacacctcacctcctcacctgtgGCTAAGAACCTTCccaaggttacttttgaaacaAAGTTCTCCTTCCGCGAAGTGATGAAATCAGTGTCTCCGTCTctgaatgagaaaacaaaacagttccTCCAGGACATACTTAAAG TCACAGGCTTCATGAAGGGGGACAAGGTCAAACTGAAGACTCCTGTGAACGTTGGCAGTTATCTTCATTGTAATAGTAGGCATGGACACTTGTTAGACCGACAGAGTTATGACATCACTGTCAGTGGTGTGGGTGAGGTAACAG GTTCTACAGGGCCCGATACTGTGACCGTTAACTTTCCTGAGCTCCCTGGTTGGAAGGGGAGTTCTTCTGAGCTGGAAGTGGTATTCGCGATAAATAAAGATCCATGA
- the LOC122130631 gene encoding E3 ubiquitin/ISG15 ligase TRIM25-like, protein MASASVFQDDFCCSICLDLLTDPVTVTCGHSFCLKCITGCWDQARDKGVYSCPQCRETFTPRPVIRRSTLLADVVKKLKKTDLLTDATTPCYAGPDDVECDFCTGSKHKAIKSCLTCLVSYCEVHIQPHYEVPRLSKHKLVNASSQLQEKICLQHDKIIEVFCRTDQKLICMLCSMDDHNGHKTVSAIAERTEKQKELLEMKRDNQMQIQQKEKEVEEVKGALKSLQVITVKHD, encoded by the exons ATGGCCAGTGCTTCAGTGTTTCAGGATGACTTCTGCTGTTCTATCTGTCTGGATCTTCTGACGGATCCGGTGACTGTtacctgtggacacagtttctgttTGAAGTGTATTACAGGGTGCTGGGATCAGGCAAGGGATAAGGGTgtttacagctgcccccagtgcagagagACCTTTACTCCTAGACCTGTTATTCGCAGAAGcacattgctggctgatgttgtgAAAAAGCTGAAGAAGACCGATCTCCTAACTGATGCTACGACTCCTTGCTACGCCGGACCAGACGATGTGGAGTGTGATTTCTGTACTGGGAGCAAACACAAAGCCATTAAGTCGTGTCTAACATGCCTGGTTTCATATTGTGAAGTTCACATCCAGCCTCACTATGAAGTGCCTCGCCTAAGCAAGCACAAGCTAGTGAATGCCTCCTCACAGCTACAAGAGAAGATCTGCTTACAACACGACAAGATCATTGAGGTGTTTTGTCGCACAGATCAGAAGTTAATATGTATGCTCTGTTCAATGGATGACCACAACGGACACAAAACTGTCTCCGCTATAGCAGAACGAACTGAGAAGCAG AAAGAGTTgttggagatgaagagggataaCCAGATGCAGATccagcagaaggagaaggaggtggaagAGGTGAAAGGGGCTTTGAAGTCTCTGCAGGTGATCACTGTTAAACATGACTGA